Below is a window of Lytechinus variegatus isolate NC3 chromosome 4, Lvar_3.0, whole genome shotgun sequence DNA.
GTTTGGAATGTAATCGTGTTTGCAACCTAGGACGAGAGTGAGCTTGAAAATGAGAATTTGTAAATATTCCGAGGGCTTTCTTTTGCAGTTTGTATAAAGATTTTAATTTAGTTTTCCCCACTGCTGCCCAGGTAATGGTGTAATAATATAGGCCTAAGTATGGtactatgaaaaataaattaagaaaaatctcgaccttttatatatatttatttcatatatatgtCGACATATGCCGACATCCGTGGGTTCACTGCATCACGCacaaatatttaatttgccTTTACTAAAAATTTCCGTTCAGATGACCAAACACATTTTAATTCATTCTCATAAAAGAGTTCAAGCTCAAGTTCAATTTTGTGAAACCTCTATTACATGTCATCCAACGAAACAACAAAtcttgcgtttgattgcaactctttctgcaacttTCCCATGCTCTGCTATCAATTTGGTGAAATTTCTATTAATTTTCGAGCAACGCaacacccacttggtctaaaaaTTAAGTGAGTTGTCATTTAGTCTGGTCCATGCTAACTTCGTCTCCTAACAATTTACATCTTTGTCTACTTGGTTCATAAACAGTTCATCTTATCAGTCAATGGTATCAGACTCAGTGTACATGAGACgaaattgaaagaaacaaaaaaaaaactgatataGCCTAACCGGTATTTAGACAAGGTGGTAAGAGGGcttggtaattagacgaattggttGTAGACAGACTGGTTGCAGACGAACTAGAATTCGACCATGTGGGATGGATCATGAGACCAGATGAAAATCACACAAGTTGGCCGTAGACCAAGTATAAATTTACTTGCAGGATCATATAATTCTTGAGCTTTCGTAACAAAATTTGTCAGGCCGGACTATCATTTCACATATATTTTACGATTATTGTATCATAATTTCAGAGCAAATAACATTAAAACGATTTTTAGCTTTTGAGCCCCATTACAATGTCCAATGTATTGAAGTTAACCTAATCGTGAAATattttaagatttaaaaaagttATAGATATTTCTGGTAAATTTTTCGTGTGTCTGTTGCCGTTGGTAATTTAGGGAAATTCCCTTATGCAGTTTGTCGACGTTGAGGGCCATCCATTTTGATGTGTCTGTGTGGAGTACAATGTACAGCGCGAAAATTAAAGCAAACGTGTACGTCCATGCATATCGGTATATGGCACCTGTCCGCTCCCGCAGTGTATTGAACGTCGCTCTCTATTTTTTAGGACATTCTTCTGTCAAAATGTCTTCTTTCTCGCGACCAGCTAAATTGTCATTCAATGATTTTGATGCAGTCGGTGTAGATTTAGATCATACTCTGTGTAAATACAAGTTGGATAACACGTTTCCGGTAAGTAGAACTAATTTTCGTTGAGCAGTGCCAAACAAACTGCACTGCACCGCCGCAGCTGCAGACAACCAGGCCCAGGCCCCAGGTAggcctactactactagtaccacttgttcactgctaccatctggcctgtggagaatctacaggtaggactatggtatgccaatgctgttaTAGAGCacccactttaaaaaatcattaaaatatcacttttgtgaccaaaattactaatttcaatacagttttaatttatttatcattagtaatgtgggaataatttttgtattcaccagagcgctcaaaaacttgaattttgggcatatttttatgtacgccctctattggtggaaagtaatatggcaagaaaattttcattttttgattttttggcctccgccgggggagctctgcggccgcttttcaccaaaattcgaCTCATTCATCAGAGCGGCGTTtcgaaaaatatgcaaagctttggagcggatttccattcttttttctcgataagaagaaaatgcggcaatcctgtattttaggggtctaagttattttaggttgctaacttcaggcaaCAGCTCCACGACCGCTGTTAACGGTAGTTCACTAGTGTGTACGTACGTATGTGCCGGGTATGGCGGGCCGTTAATGCCATTATTTACAGCTAGATCTACACGCCTATgtagtaggatggggggtcgggtgtccagacactttatctttttgaagccttcttttttgtctgtggattacactaaaaatatgaattcattacttgtaatcattggtaatcatcttctattttgttctttacaatatttcctaacattttgtactaaaagtaaaaattgatgaaactttgcttgtaaatttttccaaaatccaaatgactttctaaaattgatcgtccggacacacaacccgtccggacacacaacaactgggtatactagTAGATTCTAAATTTACCAGTGGGGTATCATGCGatatataggggggggggtggtatagaaatagaataacaGTATACCTAAAGCGTTGGGGTGTCACGTGACCCGGGACGAGTCATGGccgggccgggggggggggggtatgcaaTGAAGAAATATTATGCCAAGCTCCGTGGTTTAGGTATACCGCTGTAGTGTGGCGAGAGCGGTAAAGGGCGTGGTTCTAAGAACTTACAGAGACAACCCCACTCAGTGATTGCCTGTGATGAACTGCCCTGGGCTGAGTTACTTTAAACCTCAGGGGTTTATTAGGCATAAAATATTAACATGCATGATTTATATATAACAAAGGAcgaaaatgaatattcaaatatcaaagatcgcaaatacatgtagaagaaatacatgaatatacatggAATGACTAGCtgctaatgaatattaatgaactTAAGTCAGAGGGAGAGAACCAATCAGAGAATAAGAACTAATAGCAAGAGTAAAGTATGAGTGAACATGAGcatgaacaaaagaaatggaTGGAAGAGTGAatctggtacatgtatgttgaaagGAATGTAAAGAAGGTGATGGAAGAAAGGATGGAATTTTGATGACTAAaggggtatctcactgggcttgaaactagttcgcgactagttcgcgactacaaattttgctagttgcagagacgtctccgcgacatctctgagacgtctcatgaaaattacagagtctccgaggagtcgcaagaagattaaacatgtttaatatttttggagactgtttctagtctccgtgacgtctccgagaagtctccatcagttgctgcgacgtctcatagactaatgatatccgcgactgctgagacttcgccgcgatgtctccgcgatgtctccgcgatgtctcggagacgtctcagagacatcgcgaagacctaCTGGAGAccccaaaaaattataatacattgcggagacgtctccgcgacacttcttcacactgtttgacccacttcagaaaccacgtgactgaacgcgtgctgatatccctcctcctgctccaagtcaggtgtatgatctttcaaacgttccatcgagacgtctccttgatgagagcgcaagccatttttgtctccgagacgtctccgcgactgcagcgactgataagttggagactgtcgcggcgacgtctccgttggtgagatagggcctttACAGAGAAGAGAGGATGATCAAGAATAATGAAGAACACATCTATTAAAGTAACATAACTATTCCAACTTAAAACCCTGTTCACACGACAGCTCTACACGGCTATACCACCCCCCTGGCCCCTATAGATATCGCATGATGCCCCATTGGTATTACAACTTTACATCTACTACATAGGCATGTAgctgtataggcctactaatagTCCTATAATAATGGCATTAACGGCCCGCCATACCCGGCACGTACGTGTATGCACTACTGAACTACCGTTAACAGCGGTCGTGGAGCTGTTGCCTGAggctgaagttagcaacctaaaataatttagacccctaaaatacaggattgccgaaaatgctatgccttggagcggctttctttgttctttttctcaacaaggcaaaaatgctatgccttggaacggaaatttgagtgtgaaaatgggggtcccctccgtggcacatacccactatgcattatatactgagtgcccacCCCGGGCCCAGGGCACTCACACGTGACGTATTGCGAGGTTTGCTCACACatattgcgaggttagtatgttATCACTCACACGTATTGTGTGGTTAGTATGTTATATGAACCTTGCACCACGTACATACATGTTTACAGTATGGATTTTAGAGTTGTCAGGTATTTTTTAAACtagattttatttattcattgtatgCGCAATTTCAATGACTGTTTGATAAAATAGAGacagggcaagtccaagaaaaggtcaccctgtAAGGCAAAAtttaatctttaatttaagaagttatctttggtggggtaagaaagcccaaatgtggaattttaaaatttcataaagaaaaatttgatagtatgcatatttatgctaatttggggcacctaatttgcataatcagtaaaatgggcgttacgtatgggacaattataaaaattcatagaaaatgaaaacaaaacttctgagattcagtcataggtgggacatggacccccttacatcttattacttttggcagaaaaaaagtggtgtcatctaattaattatgcaaattaggtcttgtccaaggatggaatgtcccatacgtaacattttgaggatgtttttttaagttatttctcataatacaatacttgtattgttgcatctctgggaagttctaatttattaagtatgaaaatgttataccacaaaaagtttcaaaaatggagtttactttttaattaaaagttaattaaaaaattgttacgtatgggacaacatgttacgtatgggacatttacaaacaatgtcaatggggagatttgtgtacaaagtgaatggagaaaaacaaatttgtagagtgctctaaaaactgattatttaccttttctttagtttttaaacactgatttgttatgaatactgattaatgaatacaaatgaagcccaaaaaaatgtgaaaatggaaaaatatgaaaaaataaaaacaatagaaatacataagaaattcataaaaccatgaaaaacaaggaataaaaaggttgaaatggctaatttccccttcagtgatatcaaatatgtctcagtagaacatttaaaaagaaagaaactcttttgttatttccatattttaaattatttcaattttttgaattatggggaaaattgtgtacgttctctatggggacaaaatgtcccatacgtaactgtcccatacgtaacatgtcattaatttgtttaattagagtctgtaattagagggatttggcttatgacatgaaacttgccataaatatactatagtattgagacttctatcacactaagtttcaagttgtcaagtgaaatactttcagagaattctcaacttgaaactaatgtattaaaaattgtcttttctctgcgtcccatacgtaacggcgcATCTTTTCgctctaaaaggtcaagatcaaggtcatatgtcacaattttttgcatgattattcttctcctagatgtctaccatcatgagggtattcaatctaatcaaagtcatttaacactatttttcaggtcattaaagcctctgaaatgtcccatacgtaacacgcgcgaattcttggacttgcccgaCACCAAATAAATGGCCATGCGTTTTGAGTTGGGCCCATTTCCGTTATGTAACTCAAAGTTTCCTCCAAAATCTCATTGTTTCATacaattgcattttttcttatgtttcacATCCTATACCCAGAAAGGAAATCATCTGAGGAATTCAAAAATGCAATCAGAAAAGGCATAGGGCAATGTCATaaaaagttcaaggtcaaaatatgtggaaaactgaaaaaatataCTTCCCAATTAATCTGAGAATCAGATAAACTTTACACCATATCGTAattgaaattacaaataatGATTTGACGAGTTTGAATGATCAATAAGCTTTACACCCTTATCTGCGGATCCCAAATTGGCAAATTAGCTAATGAGAATTAAATGGAAAAGCGATGATTAATTCTCGATAGCTATTTTGCCAATGTCAGAAGTTTAAAGTAGTCAATAGGatacccaggtgttaaatgggtatccggtaggatgtgaaagcctatatgtagtatgcttagcaattgagtcttggaactcttgttggaatgctccccagggagtagagaaggtgcatacattgtatgcgggcatgcaaggatccgatgaccggggtaataatatgtctgtaaagcacttagagacgtcgttccgatgtattaagcgctataatgcggaatattattattattgttattaaacacttttttaaaaattcaccttttttcaATGTAAAGCAAAGGTAAGTACATGCATATCATGCAATGAAACTAAGTCCAGGTTAATAATGGTTTCTGACCTGATTGAAATGAAAGTTGATGATCTGCTTATCAAcacaatgtttcattttctttatcacCACAGACaatgttgtttgattttttaggTATCTTCAGAGACATATTAACAGCACCCAAATTTTTAAACATGGCAGGGTTATAACTGTCGATGAGTCCTTCTCCTCCACAGTTGAagtagtctgctgggcaaacccttcactcaaaataagggtctgaatgtgcagcctactcatgccttgtatACTGAAGGCctgtattggaacagcaagttttgtatgtgctagtctttgcgtggaggcacacttgttgatcaaagttccaatgagggtctgtccCTGCAGACTACAATTGAAGTAGAATGTGACTTTCCTGTAGATGATTGACAACATGCTtactttgattttctctttgcAGTTGATTTATAAGAGTCTAGCTGAGGCAGTTGTTAGCAGGAAAGGGTACAGTGCAGAGCTTCTTGAGCCTTTTGATAAAGACAAAGACTTTTGGTAAGTGATGACAGTGGAAAAAATGGACTCGGGGCATGCTCACCCCTGGAAATGATGCAAAGAGCATGGGAAAACTACATGGAAAAAAAACCCCTAGGGTTTTTAATGGAaactgacatttgatggaaagAAAATGGGCTGATAAGCTAAGGAAAAGTATCCCACTGAAGAAAATTGATTTGTTCTCCCTGCGACAAGAAATGTTTTGATGTCTGGTTTTTCTAAAAGATCATACTTGGTCTTCCTCtaaaaattttcattgtttcaaaCAAGGTTCCATTACATGTGTATACTACTTGTGGGCTCTGGATAATAAAGTCAATATGTGTCAATCTTGCCTTAAGACTTTCactagaaatacatgtatgtagttccCTTTGGCACTGGGactatttgattttatttttagcctcAATATCATTAGAGACATGCTCCAATCTTTAAACCCTGAATTAGTCTGAAAAATTAAGTTGAATCTGTGAGCCACTGCtttacacctacatgtacatgtacatgaaatataaCAACACAGCTTGCCAATTGGAAATGGTTCTAAGTTGTCACCTGACCCTCTCCACCACTCTTTCCAGTTTGGAGCTAGTGTTATTCTTCATGCTTTCCATATATCTGACTGATCTCTCATCAAGAAGACGTTCCACCACCTGGCACATCATTGATGGATGCAGGAGATGGTCCTTCGGGATGCTTTCCACCCTCCATTGCTTCTTCCAGTCAAAGAATTGGTTGTAGAGATCATCATGTTGGTCTAAATATTGAATTGTTTGCCTGTTTCTTCAGATTAGGGAACTATTGGACATGAATAAAAGAGCCCGGAGGTAGGACAAGATCACAGTCCTTCTTTGGTGGACCATAAACAACTGGCACAAGATTGTTCTGGAGTTCATCCCAGGCCTTTATGATGTAGTTATTGCAATCTTCCAGAGCAAGATAGAATTCGTATTGTCTAAGATTGTCCTTGCAGTTCAATGTTGTATTGCATTCTGAGATTCCTACACATGGATTAAAGATATCAATAGCGATGTGTTCAGCAAGTTCCTGGACAAATTTCAGTCGTTCCCACTTGGTGGATTTGTTGGTGCATTCCTGTCCTTCTGCTGTGTCCAATTCGTTGCAACCCTTGACTTTTCCTTGATCTTTGTCACCTTCCTAAAATCTCCAAAGAGATTCCCCTCATGTCTCCTGTAAGACATGGTATAGTCATACATTGTAGGTGTTATTATGGTACTTGATAGATGGTGTGATGTTTCTTTGGGTGGTGGCTGGGCTCTGAGCAGAAAAGAAGATCCACTTTTGCCCGAGCTTCTTTAGTCTTTGCATCTCTTCCCAGAGGAGAGATAATGAAGAAGGACTGCATCACTTGTTGCCATGGTCTCAAAGCTGGTATCCTCTGTAAGTTGAAGACTGCAAGGTAGACCTGGACATGGGAAGTCTGTTCTTCTATTTCTTGATGTCCTGTTTTGTCTGGTTGAAGTTATCTTTCCATATATTTGGACTTGCTTGAAACAGGGCTCAGATTGCAACTCAACAGCTACtgctatacatgtacctatttcATGTAATGTTGTTTTGGTGTTTACTGTGATGCTTTGCTGCCATTAATTCCTTATTTATCAAAAGTGCCTATATTTTTATGCTGGTTTGAGTTGTCTGGTGCGCTGTTGGGTTTCTTGTAATATTTCCCCtgtattaatattgttttgTCTTTCCTTGGTAGAGTCAATACCGAGTCATGCCAAGAGAAGTAAAATATGAACAGCCATGCTTGACAAAGCCCCATCCATCTTGGTGTCCTTGCCATTCCGCTCTCTGTAAATCAGAAATTTTGGAAATAATCTGTATTAGGGATTGTGATTGTGAAGGGT
It encodes the following:
- the LOC121413289 gene encoding 5'-nucleotidase domain-containing protein 1-like, producing MAPVRSRSVLNVALYFLGHSSVKMSSFSRPAKLSFNDFDAVGVDLDHTLCKYKLDNTFPLIYKSLAEAVVSRKGYSAELLEPFDKDKDFCTKGLVFDAKKGNFLKLSREGDILRASHGTTPLSQAEVCEIYGSQARWEHFDFLKDTLKQTDQDEIS